Genomic window (Candidatus Eisenbacteria bacterium):
AGCGGCGTCGCCTCGCTGCCGGTCGCAATGAGGATCCGCGCCGTCTCCAGCTCCTGCTCGCCGCCCTCCCCTTTCACCACGACGCGTCCAGGGCCCGCGATGCGGGCCGTACCGCGCACGCTCTCGATCTTGTGCTTCTTGAAGAGGCCGACGATCCCCTGCGTGAGGCCGCGCACCACCTGGGCCTTGCGCGTCATCATGGTCGGAAGGTCGAGCGTCACGCCGGCCACCTTCACGCCGTGGTCTGCGAGCCCGCGCAGCGCGTGCGCGTAGTGCTCGCTCGAGTCGAGCAGCGCCTTCGACGGGATGCAGCCGACGTTGAGGCAGGTGCCGCCGAGGGTCGGGTCCTTCTCGACGCACACGACCGACATCCCGAGCTGCGCGGCGCGGATGGCCGCCGTGTAGCCCCCGGGTCCGGCGCCGATCACGACCAGGTCGACGCGCGCCATCACACGTCCAGGACGAGCCGCGCGGGGTCTTCGAGCCGCTCCTTCACGCGCACGAGGAAGGTCACGGCCTGCTCGCCGTCGACCAGCCGGTGATCGTACGACAGCGCGACGTACATCATGGGCCGCACGACGACCTGATCCGCGATCACGACCGCCCGCTTCTCGATCTTGTGCATCCCGAGGATGCCGGACTGCGGCGGGTTCAGGATGGGCGTCGAGAGGAGCGAGCCGTACACGCCGCCGTTCGAGATGGTGAACGTGCCGCCCGCGAGGTCGTCGGGCAGGAGCTTGCCGTCGCGCGCGAGGCCGGCCAGGCGCGCGATCTCGCGCTCGAGGCCGGCCATCGACAGGAGGTCGGCGTTGCGCACGACCGGCACGACGAGCCCGCGCTCGGTGCCGACCGCGACCCCGAGGTGGACGAAGTCCTTGTAGACGACGTCGTCGCCGCGAATCTCCGCGTTGACGGCGGGGATCTCGCGCAGCGCGGCGATGCACGCGACCGAGAAGAGCGACATGAAGCCGAGCCCGATGCCGTGCTTCTTCTCGAAGCGCTCCTTGTACCGGGCGCGGAGGTCCATCACGGCGCTCATGTCGATCTCGTTGAAGGTCGTGAGGATCGCCGCCGTGTGCTGGGCGGCGACCAGGCGCTCGGCGATGCGCTTGCGGATGCGCGTCATCGGGACGACGCGCTCGGAGCGCGGTTCGGCCGTGGCGGGGTGCGGGGGCACCGGGGGGGCGCCGCCTTCGCTCCCCGATAATCGCTCGGGGCGGCGCCCCCCCGGTGCCCCCGCGACCGCCGGTGCCGGCGCGGCGGCGCGCGCGAGGACGTCGGCCTTCGTCACCTGGCCGCGCTTGCCGGTGCCGGCGATCGCCGCGGCGTCGATCCCCTTCTCGGCCAGGAGGTGGCGAGCTGCTGGGCCTGGAGCTGGTGGTGGTGTGCTCGGTGTCGGAGCAGGTGCCGGTTTGCTCGCCGGCCGAGCTTCGCTCGGCGGCGAGGGGGCGGCAGCAGCAGGTGCGGGCGCCGCTGGTGGAATCGCTTTGGCGGCGGCGCCGTCTTCGATTTCGGCGACGAGCTCGCCGACCTGGACCGTCGAGCCGGCGGGCTTCAGGATCTTCACGACGCCGGCGTGGTCGGACGGGATCTCCATGTTCGCCTTGTCGGTTTCGAGCTCGAGCAGGACGTCGTCGACCGCGATCGCCTCGCCGTTCTCCTTCGCCCACCGGACGATCGTGCCCTCGGTGACCGATTCGCCGAGGCTCGGAATCCGTACCTGGAACGCCATGCGCCCTTCCCTGGTGCGTCGTGCTCGCGCGCGCTAGCGCGCGAGGGCGCGCCCCACGAACTCGGCCTCCTCGGCCTGGTGCACCTTGTAGGAGCCGGTTGCCGGGCTCGCCGCGGCGTCGCGACCGATGTACGTGAGCGTGCCGCCGTCGGGCAGGAGCCGGCGAAGGCGCGGCTCCATGAACGTCCATGCGCCCATGTTCTGCGGCTCTTCCTGCACCCAGCAGATCTGCCGCGCGCCCGCATACTGTGCGAGGATCGCCTTCAGCTCCTGGTGCGGGAACGGATGGAGCTGCTCGACCCGCACGATCGCCACGCTCGCCTGCGCGCGCTCGCGCCGCTCGTGCAGCAGCGTGTAGTACACCTTGCCGCTGCACAAGAGCACGCGCGTCACCTTCGTCGCGTCGAGCGCGAACCCCGCCTCGGGCGCGCCGGTGCGTGCCGGGTCGTCGATCACCGTCTGGAAGGCGCCGTCGGTGAAATCGCGCAGGCTCGAGACGGCGGCCTTGTGACGGAGCAGGCTCTTCGGGCTCATCACGACGAGGGGCTTGCGGAAGCTTCGCTTCATCTGCCGGCGCAGGGCGTGGAAGTAGTTGGCCGGCGTGCTGAGGTTCACGACCTGCATGTTGTCGTCGGCGCAGAGCTGCAGGTAGCGCTCGAGGCGCCCGCTCGAGTGCTCGGGCCCCTGGCCCTCGTAGCCGTGCGGCAGGAGCAGGACGATGCCGCTGCAGCGCTGCCACTTCGACTCCGAGCAGGCGATGAACTGATCGATGATCACCTGCGCGCCGTTGGCGAAGTCGCCGAACTGCGCCTCCCACACGACCAGCTTGTGCGGCTCGGCGACGCTGAAGCCGAACTCGAACCCGAGGACGGCGTTCTCCGAGAGCATGCTGTCGAGGATCAGCACGTGGCCCTGGGTGGGGCGGATGGCGTTCAGCGGCGTGAAGCGTGCGTCGGTCTCGACGTCGTGCAGCACCGCATGGCGATGGCTGAACGTGCCGCGCCCGCTGTCCTGGCCGCTCATGCGGATGCCGACACCTTCGAGCGCGAGCGTGCCGAGCGCCAGCGCCTCGCCGCACCCCCAATCGATCTTGCCGTCCGGCGTGACCATGTCGCGCCGCTGCTCGAGGAGCCTCACCGCCTTCGGCAGCGGCGTGAAGCCGCTCGGCACGCGCGGCAGCGCCGCCGCCACTTCCTCGAGCAGCTCGGCCGGCACGCGCGTGTCCGCCGTCCAGTCGTCGCCGGCCCAGGTGAGCCCCTTCCACAGGCCGCCGAACGCGAACACCGGCTGGCGCGGCATGAAGTCGCGCGCGTAGCTCTGCGCGTCGCCCATGAGCTCGCGGAATTCCGCGATGCGGCGGTCGGCGTCGTCGGCGCTCGCGACGCCGGCGGCTTCGAGACGCCGGCGGTAGATGGCGAGCGGCGTCGGATGCGCGGCGATCTGGCGGTACATGACGGGCTGGGTGAAGGTCGGATCGTCGAGCTCGTTGTGGCCGTGACGGCGGTAGCACACGAGGTTGATGAACACGTCCTTCTTGAACGCCTGCCGGAACGCGATCGCGAGGCGCGCCGCCTGCACCGCCGCCTCGGGATCGTCGCCGTTCACGTGGAAGATGGGCGCCTGAATGATCTTGCCCACGTCGCTCGGCTGCCCCGTGAAGCGGTAGAACTCGGGCGGGGTCGTGAAGCCGATCTGGTTGTTGACGATGATGTGGATCGTGCCGCCGGAGCGGTAGCCCGTGAGCTCGGAGAGCCACAGCGTCTCGGCGACCACGCCCTGTCCGGTGAACGCCGCGTCGCCGTGCATGAGGATCGGCACCACCTGCGCGCGTTCCTTGTCCTGCATGCGGTTCTGCTTCGCGCGCACCATGCCCTCGATGACCGGATTGACGGCTTCGAGGTGGCTCGGGTTCGGCGACAGCGAGAGATGCACCTTTTGTCCCGCCGCCGTCGTGTGATCCCGCGAGTAGCCGAGGTGGTACTTGACGTCGCCGTCACCCGTCGCTTCCCTGGCGAGCAGCGCGCCCTCGAACTCGGCGACGATCATCTCGTAGGGCTTGCGCAGCACGTTCGCGAGCACGTTCAGGCGCCCGCGGTGCGGCATGCCGAAGACCATCTCGACGACGCCGTGCTCGGCGCCGGTTTCGATGAGGGTGTGCAGCATCGGCACGAGCGCATCGGCGCCCTCGAGCGAGAAGCGCTTCGCGGTCGGATACTTCAGCTGGAAGAACTGCTCGAGGCCTTCGGCCGTGACCAGGTGCTGCAGGATCTGCAGCCGACTCTCGGCGGAGAGCGCGGGCGTGTTGCACGTCGGCTCCATGCGATCCTGCAGCCAGTGGCGCTGCTCGGCTTGCTGGATGTGGAGGTACTCGACCGCGAACGTCCGGCAGTAGGTCGCCTGCAGGCGCTCGATCAGCTCGCGCAGCGGCAGGCGGTCGGCACCCTTGAACGGCGCGGCGTCGACCACGCGATCGAGGTCCGCGTCGGAAAAGCCGAACTCGTCGGCGTCGAGCATCGGGTGGACCGGCGGCGCCGGCGCGAGCGGATTCAGGTGCGCCATCAAGTGGCCGAGCTCGCGGTACGCCTGCACGAGCCCGTACACGCCGAGGACCCGCACCTCGCCGGTGTCGACGATCGCCTGCGCGCCGGCGCCGTTCCCGAGCTCGGCGGCGGGTCCGTGCCCGTTGCCGTCGACGCCGAGGTCGAAGCCGGCGAAGAAGATGGCCCAGCGCTCGTCGACCGACGCGGGATCCTCCTTCCAGCGACGATACTGATCCGCGACGTAATCCTTGTTCGCGAGCGAGACGGCCTCGAAGCCACGCATGTGCGGTCTCCCTTTTAGCCAGCGCGCAGATGAGTCGCCACCCTGGCCGCTCCGTGGTAGTTCCGGGCCGGCGATGGACTGGAGCCGGGTCGTCTTCACCAAGCACATGACCGAGGCGGCCGCCCTGGTCGCCGAGTGTCAGGTCGTGCTCGACTTCTCGCCGGGGCCGCGGGCCACGTACGAGATGAGGGTCTACCGGGTCCTCAAGGGATCGGGTGCGCCGTTCTTCGCCACCGGCGAGCGGCGCGACGATGCGTCCACGGGTTTCCGCCCGCTCGGCGAGGGCGCGTCGCCGGAAGAGGCGCTGCAGGCGTGCCTCGAGGCGGCCGGCGTCTACCATCGGCGCCAGGAGCGACAGGGCAGCATCTGAACACGCGGCTTGCACCCGGGGCGAGTCGCCGCTAAGCGGGCCGGATGCGATACCTTCTCGTGCTGGCGCTCACCGCGGTCCTCGTCCACCCCGTCCTCGCAGCAGATCCGCAGACCGACGATCAGAAGGCGTTCTACGCCCTCGGGGTCGGGCTCTCCAAGCAGCTCACCAAGATCCAGCCCCTGTCGCCGGAAGAGATCCAGATGATCACGACCGGTTTCGCCGATTCGCTCGAGGGCAAGCCCATCAAGGCTGACCCGGACACGTTCGGGCCGAAGATCCAGGAGATCGCGACCAAGCGGTGGGCCGCCGCAGGCGAAGCCGAGAAGAAGAAGGGACAGGAGTTCCTCGAGAAGGCCGCCAAGGAGAAGGGCGCGAAGAAGACCGAGTCGGGCCTGATCTATCAGGAGATCACCGCCGGCAAGGGCGACTCCCCGAAGGCGAGCGACACGGTGAAGGTGAACTACCGCGGTACGCTCATCGACGGCACCGAGTTCGACAGCTCGTACAAGCGGAACCAGCCTGCGACGTTCCCGCTCTCGGGCGTCATCAAGTGCTGGACCGAGGGCGTGCAGCTCATGAAGCCCGGCGGCAAGGCGAAGCTCGTCTGCCCCTCCGACATCGCCTACGGCGAGCGCGGCGCGCCGCCGCACATCAAGCCCGGCTCGACGCTCGTGTTCGAGGTCGAGCTGCTCGAGGTCGGAGGCGGCGGCGACAAGCCCGCCGCCGACAAGAAGTGACGTTCACGCTCCTCGACGAGACGCGCCCGCTCACGGTCGATGCGCGGATCGACGGGGACCGCGTGCGTCTCCCCCGAGCGGCCGTCCGTGACGCGCTCGGCTGGGAGCTGAAACCGCAGGGGCTCTGTCGCGGCGAGCGGTGCGTGCTCGTCCTGGCCCCTGCCGAGCTCATCCGGGACGGCGACGTCGACCTCGCGGCGTTGGCGAAGCTGCTCGGCCGTCCGCTCGCGCTCGATGCGGCGGAAGGCGCGGCCTGTCTCGGCGCCGCCGCGGACGAGCGTGCGGAGCGCCTGCGGTCGCTCGACGCGCCCGACTTCACGCTCCCCGACGTGAACGGGCGTCCGCACACGCTGTCGGGTTTTCGCGGCAAGAAGGTCCTGCTCGTCGCCTGGGCCTCCTGGTGAGGCTGCCGTTACGACCTGCCGGTCTGGCAGGCCCTGTCCGAAGAGCTGGCTGACCGGGGCCTCGTCGTGCTCACCGTCGCGCTCGATCGCAGCGCCGACGACGCCCGTCCGTGGATCGAGGCCGCGAAGACGACGCATCCTTCGCTCGTCGACAGCGAGCACGTGGTGGCGGATCTCTTCCGCATCGTCAACGTGCCGACCGGCATCTGGATCGACGAGCGCGGCCGCATCGTCCGCCCGAACGACGCGGTCTTCGGCACCGACACGTTCGTCGAGATGCACGGCATCGCGTCCGGACCGCATCTGGAAGCGCTCCGCGCGTGGGTGACGGCGGGCGCCGCCCCCTTCGCCACCGCCGACGACGTGCGCGCCCACCAGGTGCTGCCGACCGCCGAGGAGCAACTGGCCCGCGCCGAGTTCACGCTCGCCTGGCACTTGCACCGCCGCGGACGCATCGAAGCGGCGGAGCGGCATTTCCTGCGGGCGGGCGAGCTCGCTCCCCACGACTGGACGATCCGCCGCGGCTCGATGCCGATCCGCGGCCTCGACCCGATGGGCGAGGCCCTGATCCCGCTCTGGAACGAATGGGCCGCCGCGGGGATGCCGTACTATCCTCCCATGAAGCCGCGCGGCTGATCGGGTCACGAGCCGTTCGATCAAGTCCGCCCCGGCGACCGCCGATAGTCGTGGTGGTGTCGACCGGAGCCCAATCGCCGGTGGGTCGTCTCGTCGCCTGCCCGAGCTGCCACGCGCAGTTCGACGCGACGGGTGTCCGGGGCGAGTCATTTCTCTGTCACTGCGGCGCGCGGGTGAAGAGCGCGGCGCCCGTGGCGGTCGACGCGCCGGTGCGGCGGTGCAGCGCCTGCGGCGCCACCCTCGAGGCCGGCGCGGAGAAGTGCGGCTATTGCGGGTCGCCGGTCGGCGCGGGGGCCGGGCGGCTCGTCTGTCCCGAGTGCTTCGCGCGCAACGCCGGCCAGGCGCGTTTCTGCTCCGCTTGCGGCGTCGCCTTCCGCCCGCAGCCGGTGCTGAGCCAGGGCGATCCGGTCGCCTGCCCCGTCTGCAAGACCGATCTCGCCATGCGCAGCGTCGCGGGGCTCGCGGTGCAAGAGTGCGAGACGTGTCGCGGCCTCTGGGTGCCGACGGCGAACTTCGACGCGCTGGTCGCACAGGCGCGCGAGCACCAGGCCCCGGACGCGACCGACGGGCTCCACGCGGCGCCGATCGACAGGCCCCGGGCGGCGAACGCGGTCACGTATCGCCCCTGCCCCGTGTGCCGGCAGCCGATGAACCGCAAGAACTTCGCGCGCGTCTCGGGCGTCATCGTCGACTGGTGCCGCGCGCATGGCACCTGGCTCGATGCGAACGAGCTCGAGCACATCGCCGCCTTCGTCGCCGACGGCGGCATGCAGCGGACCGCCGAGCTGGAGAAGGCCGAGGAACGCGACCGCGCCGCGATGGAGCTGCTGAAGACGATGCAGGCGCCGCCCGTCGGCGTCGCCGAATCGGACTCGTTCGCCGACCTGCTGACCGCCTTGCTCAAGTGAAGGAGAGCACCATGGGACTCATCGAGAAGCTGCGGGCCGAGTTCGTCGACGTCGTCGAGTGGCTCGACGACGTGCCGCAGACGCTGGTGTGGCGCTTCCCGCGCTATCACAACCAGATCAAGAACGGCGCGAAGCTCGTCGTGCGTCCCGGCCAGGTCGCCATCTTCGTCTCGGGCGGCAAGATCGCCGACGTCTTCGAGCCCGGCACGCACGTGCTCGAGACGAAGAACCTGCCGCTCCTCTCGACGCTCCAGGGCTGGAAGTACGGCTTCGACAGCCCGTTCAAGGCCGAGGTGTGCTTCGTCGCCACGCGCCAGGTGGCCGACCTCAAGTGGGGCACTCCGAACCCCGTCATCGTGCGCGACCCGGGTCTGGGGCCGGTCCGCGTGCGGGCGTTCGGCACCTTCACGCTGAAGGCGAGGGATCCGCGGCGCCTCCTGACCGAGCTCGTCGGCAGCGACGCCACGTTCGTCGCGGACGAGGTCACGACCCTCGTGCGCTCGATCATCGTGAACGCCTTCGCCGAGCTGGTCGGCACGACGGCGACGTCGGTCGTCGACCTCGCGGCGTCGTATCCGGCGCTCTCCGAGCGCCTGCGCCGCGCCGTCGTCGAGCGCATCGACGACGAGTACGGCCTCGACGTGCCGCAGCTCTACCTCGTGAACGTCTCCGTTCCGTCGGAGGTCGAGGAGGCGCTCGACGCGCGCTCGAGCCGCGCCGCGGTGGGCGACGTCGACGGCTACCGCCAGTATCAGCTCGGGCGCGCGACGCCCGTCGCGGCCGCGAATCCAGCCGGCGGCCTCGCTGCCGCCGGGGTCGGGCTCGGCATGGGCATGGCGTACGTGCAGGGCGGATCGTCGGCGACGCCGCCGCCCCTTCCGGGCTGGCACGTCGCCGAGCAGGGCCGCTCGGTCGGGCCGCTCGACTTCGCGGCGCTCGCGGCCGAGATCGCCGCGGGGCGCGTCTCGCGCGAGACGCTCGTGTGGACGGCCGGGATGGCCGCGTGGGAGCCGGCGTCGCGGGTGACGGCGCTGCAGGCGCTCTTCCCGCCGCCGCTACCCTAGAGGACCGAGCCAAGACTACGTCTTGGGTCGGCCGTGCTAGGCCGCGCTTGCCGCGGCGCCGCCGGCCATGCCGGCCATCGGCGACTTCGGGATCTGCGAGGCCTCGATGAGGCCCTTCTTCAGCAGCTCCTGGAGCGCCATGTCCATCGTGCACATCCCGACGCCCTTGCCCGTCTGCATCATCGACGGGATCTGGTGCAGCTTCTGCTCGCGGATGAGGTTCCGCACGGCGGGGACGCCGATCAGGATCTCCTGCGCCGCGATCCGGCCGCCGCCCTTCTTCTTGAGGAGGGTCTGCGCGATGATGGCTTCGAGCGACTCGGAGAGCATCGAGCGGATCTGCGCCTGCTGATCGCCGGGGAACGCGTCGATGATGCGGTCGACGGTCTTGGGCGCGCTCGAGGTGTGGAGCGTCCCGAACACGAGGTGGCCCGTCTCGGCCGCGGTGATCGCGAGCGAGATCGTCTCGAGGTCGCGCATCTCGCCGACCAGAATGACGTCGGGGTCTTCGCGGAGCGCGCTGCGCAGCGCGTTCGAGAACGACTTCGTGTGCATGCCGACTTCGCGCTGGTTGACGAAGCAGCGCAGCGGTTGGTGCACGAACTCGACCGGATCCTCGACCGTCAGGATGTGCGCGTCCCAGGTCTCGTTGATCTCGCGCACCATGGCCGCGAGCGTCGTCGACTTGCCCGAGCCCGTGGGGCCGGTCACCAGGATGAGGCCACGCTCGCGCGTGCAGAGCTCCTTGAAGATGGGCGTGAGACCGAGCGACTCGATGGTCGGGATCTCGGTCGGAATCAGGCGCAGCACCGTGCCCGGCCCCCGGTGCTGGATGAAGGCGTTCACGCGATAGCGGCCGACGCCCTCGAGCGCGGTCGCGAAGTCGCACTCCCAGTTGTCCTTCAGCTCGGCCTTCTGCTCGTCGTTCATGATCGACTCGACGAGCCGCAGGACCTCGGACCCCGAGAGCGGCGGATTCTCGGAGCGTTTGAGGTCACCCCGGACGCGCAGCGCCGGCGGCTCGCCGGTGGACAAGTGCAGGTCGGACGCCTCGTTGTCGTTCGCCCAGCGCAGGAGCTGTTCCATCGTCACCATGGCGCTCCGCACGGTGCAAGACCCGGACCATGCCACGCGACGACGGGGCTCGGGCTCGCCGGCACGCCACCGACGACCCCGTAACACCCTCGGTGCAATCGTGTCGCTACGTCGCGTTCACTCGGCCGGGATGGTGTACGTTTTCAGGACCTGGCCGGTGTTGTCACGATAGGTCACGACCGCCTGCGTCTGGTCGGCCCGCACGGTGGCGACGTTGAACCGGTCGAGATCGTAGTACTGGATGCTCGGGAAGAGCGCCGGGAGGCCCGGCACGGCCGGGAGAACGCTCGCCGGCAGCTCGCGGAAGATCGGGTCCATGCCGATCGCGCCGGACACCAGCTCGCGGATGGTCGGCGTGCCGGGGGTGAGCCGGTTGTTGATGATCGCGGCGTGGATGTCGGTCGACAGGAACACCACGTTCTTGATGTCGTTGGTGGTGATGAAGTTCAGCATCTCGGTCCGCTCGGCGGCGTAGCCCTCCCAGCGGTCGTACGGCACGAACAGCAGGGACGAGATGAGGGGACCGTTCATCACGAACTTGAAGGTCGCCGTCGACGTGAGGAGGCCGTTCTCGAGCCATGCCTTCTGCGCCGCGCCCAGGTAGGTGCGCGCCGGATTCTGGATCTCCCCCACGCAGGCGCCGGCCGGGAGCGTCGCCGGCTCGCCGGCGACGAGGCACGCGGGTTGCGTCACGTACGCGGGCGCCGAGCGGTACTGCCGGTCGTCGATCAGGAAGAACTCCGCCACCTGTCCCCAGCGGAAGCTGCGATAGAGCTGCGTCGGATCGCCGCCATTCTCGCGCAGCGGCATGTAGTCGCGGAACGCCTGGTTGCCGTCCGCCATCTGCGTCGCGAGCGACGGGTCGGTGCCCCAGAAGTCGTTCGTCACCTCGTGGTCGTCCCACATGGCGTACACGCCGAACCCGGCGAGCGCGTTCCGCAGCCCGTTGTCCTCCCGGTTCTCCTTGTACTTGCCGTGGTAGTCCGCGCGCGTGACGGCGACGCCCGTGCCGCTGCGCGCGTCGTCGCCGTAGATCGTGTCGCCGATGTAGAGCCACATCTGCGGATCGTCGGCGAGCAGGTTGTCGAGCACGTTGAACGGCTTGAAGAACGCGTTCGAATCCCCGGTCCACGTGAAGGTGATCGGCGCCGTCGACGAGGGCGCGGGCG
Coding sequences:
- the odhB gene encoding 2-oxoglutarate dehydrogenase complex dihydrolipoyllysine-residue succinyltransferase; this translates as MAFQVRIPSLGESVTEGTIVRWAKENGEAIAVDDVLLELETDKANMEIPSDHAGVVKILKPAGSTVQVGELVAEIEDGAAAKAIPPAAPAPAAAAPSPPSEARPASKPAPAPTPSTPPPAPGPAARHLLAEKGIDAAAIAGTGKRGQVTKADVLARAAAPAPAVAGAPGGRRPERLSGSEGGAPPVPPHPATAEPRSERVVPMTRIRKRIAERLVAAQHTAAILTTFNEIDMSAVMDLRARYKERFEKKHGIGLGFMSLFSVACIAALREIPAVNAEIRGDDVVYKDFVHLGVAVGTERGLVVPVVRNADLLSMAGLEREIARLAGLARDGKLLPDDLAGGTFTISNGGVYGSLLSTPILNPPQSGILGMHKIEKRAVVIADQVVVRPMMYVALSYDHRLVDGEQAVTFLVRVKERLEDPARLVLDV
- a CDS encoding 2-oxoglutarate dehydrogenase E1 component, with protein sequence MRGFEAVSLANKDYVADQYRRWKEDPASVDERWAIFFAGFDLGVDGNGHGPAAELGNGAGAQAIVDTGEVRVLGVYGLVQAYRELGHLMAHLNPLAPAPPVHPMLDADEFGFSDADLDRVVDAAPFKGADRLPLRELIERLQATYCRTFAVEYLHIQQAEQRHWLQDRMEPTCNTPALSAESRLQILQHLVTAEGLEQFFQLKYPTAKRFSLEGADALVPMLHTLIETGAEHGVVEMVFGMPHRGRLNVLANVLRKPYEMIVAEFEGALLAREATGDGDVKYHLGYSRDHTTAAGQKVHLSLSPNPSHLEAVNPVIEGMVRAKQNRMQDKERAQVVPILMHGDAAFTGQGVVAETLWLSELTGYRSGGTIHIIVNNQIGFTTPPEFYRFTGQPSDVGKIIQAPIFHVNGDDPEAAVQAARLAIAFRQAFKKDVFINLVCYRRHGHNELDDPTFTQPVMYRQIAAHPTPLAIYRRRLEAAGVASADDADRRIAEFRELMGDAQSYARDFMPRQPVFAFGGLWKGLTWAGDDWTADTRVPAELLEEVAAALPRVPSGFTPLPKAVRLLEQRRDMVTPDGKIDWGCGEALALGTLALEGVGIRMSGQDSGRGTFSHRHAVLHDVETDARFTPLNAIRPTQGHVLILDSMLSENAVLGFEFGFSVAEPHKLVVWEAQFGDFANGAQVIIDQFIACSESKWQRCSGIVLLLPHGYEGQGPEHSSGRLERYLQLCADDNMQVVNLSTPANYFHALRRQMKRSFRKPLVVMSPKSLLRHKAAVSSLRDFTDGAFQTVIDDPARTGAPEAGFALDATKVTRVLLCSGKVYYTLLHERRERAQASVAIVRVEQLHPFPHQELKAILAQYAGARQICWVQEEPQNMGAWTFMEPRLRRLLPDGGTLTYIGRDAAASPATGSYKVHQAEEAEFVGRALAR
- a CDS encoding FKBP-type peptidyl-prolyl cis-trans isomerase, with translation MRYLLVLALTAVLVHPVLAADPQTDDQKAFYALGVGLSKQLTKIQPLSPEEIQMITTGFADSLEGKPIKADPDTFGPKIQEIATKRWAAAGEAEKKKGQEFLEKAAKEKGAKKTESGLIYQEITAGKGDSPKASDTVKVNYRGTLIDGTEFDSSYKRNQPATFPLSGVIKCWTEGVQLMKPGGKAKLVCPSDIAYGERGAPPHIKPGSTLVFEVELLEVGGGGDKPAADKK
- a CDS encoding TlpA disulfide reductase family protein, giving the protein MDGDRVRLPRAAVRDALGWELKPQGLCRGERCVLVLAPAELIRDGDVDLAALAKLLGRPLALDAAEGAACLGAAADERAERLRSLDAPDFTLPDVNGRPHTLSGFRGKKVLLVAWASWUGCRYDLPVWQALSEELADRGLVVLTVALDRSADDARPWIEAAKTTHPSLVDSEHVVADLFRIVNVPTGIWIDERGRIVRPNDAVFGTDTFVEMHGIASGPHLEALRAWVTAGAAPFATADDVRAHQVLPTAEEQLARAEFTLAWHLHRRGRIEAAERHFLRAGELAPHDWTIRRGSMPIRGLDPMGEALIPLWNEWAAAGMPYYPPMKPRG
- a CDS encoding zf-TFIIB domain-containing protein — encoded protein: MGRLVACPSCHAQFDATGVRGESFLCHCGARVKSAAPVAVDAPVRRCSACGATLEAGAEKCGYCGSPVGAGAGRLVCPECFARNAGQARFCSACGVAFRPQPVLSQGDPVACPVCKTDLAMRSVAGLAVQECETCRGLWVPTANFDALVAQAREHQAPDATDGLHAAPIDRPRAANAVTYRPCPVCRQPMNRKNFARVSGVIVDWCRAHGTWLDANELEHIAAFVADGGMQRTAELEKAEERDRAAMELLKTMQAPPVGVAESDSFADLLTALLK
- a CDS encoding SPFH domain-containing protein, translating into MGLIEKLRAEFVDVVEWLDDVPQTLVWRFPRYHNQIKNGAKLVVRPGQVAIFVSGGKIADVFEPGTHVLETKNLPLLSTLQGWKYGFDSPFKAEVCFVATRQVADLKWGTPNPVIVRDPGLGPVRVRAFGTFTLKARDPRRLLTELVGSDATFVADEVTTLVRSIIVNAFAELVGTTATSVVDLAASYPALSERLRRAVVERIDDEYGLDVPQLYLVNVSVPSEVEEALDARSSRAAVGDVDGYRQYQLGRATPVAAANPAGGLAAAGVGLGMGMAYVQGGSSATPPPLPGWHVAEQGRSVGPLDFAALAAEIAAGRVSRETLVWTAGMAAWEPASRVTALQALFPPPLP
- a CDS encoding type IV pilus twitching motility protein PilT, whose product is MTMEQLLRWANDNEASDLHLSTGEPPALRVRGDLKRSENPPLSGSEVLRLVESIMNDEQKAELKDNWECDFATALEGVGRYRVNAFIQHRGPGTVLRLIPTEIPTIESLGLTPIFKELCTRERGLILVTGPTGSGKSTTLAAMVREINETWDAHILTVEDPVEFVHQPLRCFVNQREVGMHTKSFSNALRSALREDPDVILVGEMRDLETISLAITAAETGHLVFGTLHTSSAPKTVDRIIDAFPGDQQAQIRSMLSESLEAIIAQTLLKKKGGGRIAAQEILIGVPAVRNLIREQKLHQIPSMMQTGKGVGMCTMDMALQELLKKGLIEASQIPKSPMAGMAGGAAASAA